Proteins from one Deinococcus sp. AB2017081 genomic window:
- the gatA gene encoding Asp-tRNA(Asn)/Glu-tRNA(Gln) amidotransferase subunit GatA gives MSGLPSATALVRAVQTRDTTPQALLDVALARVQAAAPLNALVSVNPHAAQDAAGVAARVDAGETLPLAGLPIIVKDNINVTGTRTTCGSRILDRYVSPYTATAARRLQDAGAVIIGKANMDEFAMGSSTESSASGPTLNPWDPARVPGGSSGGSAAAVAAGLTAVALGSDTGGSVRQPAALCGVYGLKPTYGRVSRFGLVAYASSLDQIGPLAHRAEDLALLMNVMAGHDPHDPTSLDAPPAFRTGTPDDLRGLRVGVIRESLDGNTAGVTATLTATLDALHSAGATVQEISVPQLRYAIAAYYLIAMPEASSNLARFDGMVYGHREPGSDVTASMTLTRERGFGREVQRRIMIGTYALSSGYYDAYYSRAMKIRRRLADSFTAAFAHVDVLVTPTSPFPAFRRGEKTSDPLAMYAADVDTVAVNLTGLPALSVPMGFETVDGTALPVGIQFIAPALNDELLLRVAGGLEGLGAVQARVAPAYA, from the coding sequence ATGTCCGGCCTGCCCTCTGCCACAGCCCTCGTCCGCGCGGTTCAGACGCGGGACACCACCCCACAGGCCCTGCTGGACGTGGCCCTGGCCCGCGTCCAGGCGGCTGCGCCGCTCAACGCCCTGGTCAGTGTGAATCCCCACGCCGCACAGGACGCCGCTGGCGTGGCGGCCCGCGTGGACGCCGGCGAGACCCTGCCGCTGGCCGGGCTGCCGATCATCGTCAAGGACAACATCAACGTCACCGGAACCCGCACGACCTGCGGCAGCCGCATCCTCGACCGCTATGTCAGCCCCTACACCGCGACGGCCGCGCGGCGGCTCCAGGACGCGGGTGCCGTGATCATCGGCAAGGCCAACATGGACGAGTTCGCCATGGGCTCCAGCACCGAGAGCAGCGCCAGCGGCCCGACCCTGAATCCGTGGGATCCCGCCCGGGTGCCGGGCGGCAGCAGCGGTGGCAGTGCCGCCGCCGTCGCCGCCGGACTCACGGCGGTGGCCCTGGGGAGTGACACCGGTGGGAGTGTCCGCCAGCCGGCCGCGCTGTGCGGCGTGTACGGGCTGAAGCCCACCTACGGCCGCGTGAGCCGGTTCGGGCTCGTCGCGTACGCCAGCAGTCTCGACCAGATCGGGCCGCTGGCCCACCGGGCGGAGGATCTGGCCCTGCTCATGAATGTCATGGCCGGACACGATCCGCACGATCCGACCAGCTTGGACGCGCCGCCCGCCTTCCGCACCGGCACTCCGGACGACCTGCGCGGCCTGCGCGTCGGCGTGATCCGCGAGAGCCTGGACGGCAACACGGCCGGCGTGACGGCCACCCTGACGGCCACCCTGGACGCCCTGCATTCGGCCGGCGCGACCGTGCAGGAGATCAGCGTGCCCCAGCTGCGCTACGCGATCGCTGCGTACTATCTGATCGCCATGCCCGAGGCCAGTTCGAACCTCGCCCGTTTCGACGGGATGGTCTACGGGCACCGCGAGCCCGGCAGCGACGTGACCGCCAGCATGACGCTGACCCGCGAACGCGGCTTCGGGCGTGAGGTGCAGCGCCGCATCATGATCGGTACGTATGCCCTGAGCAGCGGCTACTACGACGCCTACTATTCGCGCGCCATGAAGATCCGCCGGCGACTCGCCGACAGCTTCACGGCGGCGTTTGCCCACGTGGACGTCCTCGTGACCCCGACCAGCCCCTTTCCGGCATTCCGGCGCGGTGAGAAGACCAGTGATCCCCTGGCCATGTACGCGGCCGACGTGGACACCGTCGCCGTGAACCTCACGGGCCTGCCCGCCCTGAGCGTGCCGATGGGCTTTGAGACGGTCGACGGCACCGCGCTGCCGGTCGGCATCCAGTTCATCGCGCCGGCCCTGAACGACGAGCTGCTGCTGCGGGTGGCGGGTGGCCTGGAGGGACTCGGTGCCGTGCAGGCCCGTGTCGCGCCGGCCTACGCGTGA
- a CDS encoding L-threonylcarbamoyladenylate synthase: MPEHPPSIDPAQPLPDLLAHAVRVLQSGGVVAYPSETVWGLAAHPDAPGGIGRLVEVKGRDPLKPLQVSCVDARTACRLAHRDEALLTLAALWPGPLTVVARASDHCPPALAPDGHVGLRVPDHPVARALLAAVGGMLVTTSCNVSGHAPAATEADARATGLADVVLPDGGVPAAGLASTVVRLPGAAIVRHGSVSAQEIHALLARGHRRP; the protein is encoded by the coding sequence ATGCCAGAGCATCCACCATCCATTGACCCGGCCCAGCCCCTGCCTGACCTCCTCGCGCACGCGGTGCGGGTGCTCCAGAGCGGGGGCGTGGTCGCCTACCCGTCCGAGACCGTCTGGGGGCTGGCGGCCCATCCGGACGCCCCCGGCGGCATCGGCCGGCTCGTTGAGGTCAAGGGCCGCGATCCCCTCAAGCCCCTGCAGGTGTCGTGCGTGGACGCCCGCACGGCGTGTCGCCTCGCGCACCGGGACGAGGCCCTCCTGACCCTCGCTGCCCTGTGGCCCGGCCCCCTGACTGTCGTGGCCCGCGCGTCCGACCACTGCCCGCCGGCGCTGGCCCCGGACGGCCACGTGGGGCTGCGGGTGCCGGATCATCCGGTCGCCCGTGCCCTGCTGGCCGCCGTCGGGGGGATGCTGGTCACGACCAGCTGCAACGTGTCCGGTCATGCGCCGGCGGCCACCGAGGCCGACGCGCGGGCCACGGGACTGGCCGACGTGGTGCTGCCGGACGGTGGGGTGCCTGCGGCCGGCCTGGCGAGCACGGTCGTGCGGCTGCCCGGTGCGGCGATCGTGCGTCACGGCAGCGTGTCTGCGCAGGAGATCCACGCGCTGCTGGCCCGTGGGCACCGCCGGCCATGA
- a CDS encoding DUF4388 domain-containing protein yields the protein MTHSTASLETFDFLELLYLLTDQGRSGVLTVFRPDGQFQAWLEGGRIRHLEFGRDRGTKALVTLMSDPRGRFQFDEGLSHPDPRMDAPLDEVTLELLDTLPPPPVGFDGPARFTSRERLARIRWTLREQATLQLVDAQRPVAEISVDPDARRLLEKLHRIGLLVSRKSRVARLTVTVTREVRGVALVDDLIFRRWKEDMVRLPQTIAVRTDDGDVYTLPVRSGNNLAALLMLPPELLMRTSLRAGDSVLVRPL from the coding sequence ATGACCCATTCCACGGCCAGTCTCGAAACCTTCGATTTCCTGGAACTGCTCTACCTCCTGACGGACCAGGGTCGGAGTGGCGTCCTGACGGTCTTCCGGCCCGACGGGCAGTTTCAGGCCTGGCTGGAGGGTGGCCGGATCCGGCATCTGGAATTCGGGCGCGACCGGGGCACCAAGGCCCTGGTCACCCTGATGTCCGATCCGCGGGGCCGCTTCCAGTTCGATGAGGGGCTGAGCCATCCGGATCCACGGATGGACGCCCCGCTGGACGAGGTCACGCTGGAGCTGCTGGACACGCTGCCGCCGCCGCCGGTGGGCTTCGACGGACCGGCACGGTTCACCTCTCGGGAGCGGCTGGCCCGGATCCGCTGGACACTGCGCGAACAGGCCACCCTCCAGCTGGTCGATGCGCAGCGGCCGGTCGCAGAGATCAGCGTCGATCCTGACGCCCGTCGGCTGCTGGAGAAACTGCACCGCATCGGGCTGCTCGTCAGCCGCAAATCCCGCGTGGCGCGGCTGACCGTGACCGTCACCCGCGAAGTACGGGGCGTGGCCCTCGTGGACGATCTGATCTTCCGGCGCTGGAAGGAGGACATGGTGCGCCTGCCCCAGACCATCGCCGTGCGGACGGACGACGGGGACGTCTACACCCTGCCGGTGCGCAGCGGCAACAACCTGGCGGCGCTGCTGATGCTGCCACCGGAACTCCTGATGCGCACCAGCCTGCGGGCCGGCGACAGCGTGCTCGTCCGGCCGCTGTAG
- the scpB gene encoding SMC-Scp complex subunit ScpB, producing the protein MTRTRELIGAALLAAGRPVSARELSAVLELSEDATRIEVAAYMAEVTAHGLGFQVEEVAGGFRLVVPADLAVALAPLLAPPPLPALSAAALEVLAVIAYRQPVTRTEIEAMRGGSAGTVVTLQERELVKVVGTSDAVGHPLLYGTTDRFLLDFGLGSLRDLPPLDGADFAHLLRG; encoded by the coding sequence ATGACGCGCACACGTGAACTGATCGGGGCGGCCCTGCTGGCGGCGGGGCGCCCCGTGAGTGCGCGGGAGCTGTCAGCCGTCCTCGAGCTGAGTGAGGACGCCACCCGGATCGAGGTCGCCGCGTACATGGCCGAGGTCACGGCCCACGGCCTCGGGTTTCAGGTCGAGGAAGTCGCCGGCGGCTTCCGGCTGGTGGTGCCGGCGGATCTGGCGGTGGCGCTGGCCCCGCTGCTGGCCCCGCCGCCGCTGCCGGCCCTCAGCGCGGCGGCCCTGGAAGTGCTGGCCGTGATCGCGTACCGCCAGCCGGTGACCCGCACCGAGATCGAGGCCATGCGCGGTGGGAGCGCGGGCACCGTCGTGACCCTGCAGGAGCGGGAACTCGTGAAGGTGGTCGGCACCTCCGACGCCGTCGGCCACCCGCTGCTGTACGGCACCACCGACCGCTTCCTGCTGGACTTCGGGCTGGGCAGCCTGCGCGATCTGCCGCCGCTGGACGGAGCTGACTTCGCCCACCTGTTGCGCGGCTGA
- a CDS encoding diguanylate cyclase: MNDLMGVPTAVAQTAPGDTETPTELLNLYAARCVSLAAQGETEELVDACRAYADKARELGEDAQEVEALSMLATAAQQCSQFNVAVNALQREVELRARNGDRVGQGLCLNNIGMVWSYLGAHADALAALYQCQKLCDQYTEIPDDVRAACNVNIGRIFLTMAQPAQALSFLEPGLEQARRCEDVETELGAMGMSGLAHKDLGEFEQAQSILTQAIDLARSHDLTHHLIDLYDNVGQVHFDQGALDEALSMFGLSSYWATETNDVQGRVNAMLSLGRLEFRRSNAQEAHVHLDSALALATAHELHASKLSILESLFTGLEAQGRLAEAYPYLRAYRDLERELFTEENERKTQSLTARFEAERARRETEMYRQLNDASQLARIQAEETVRLRTAELEAVQIEIVNRLGLAAEYRDDRTGQHTRRVGELSASLAEAMGLPQEETDLLRWAARLHDIGKIGVGDDILLKSGRYSPEEFERMKLHTIIGAKVLEGSTSRLLRVAEEIAMTHHERWDGTGYPRGLSALNIPISGRIVAVADVFDALITERPYKDAWPVQAALDEMQRQAGTQFDPDIVQHLVNLIHGSSPAESPATVTQSALVEIPARRVAASSPETLEVQELVDRAWSLRKSDSMTGAELAHRAITLARHGTDERVLGLAHRTQGFYCLVAGEYEDALAHLTQGQDIGVRLDDPGLQADCANFIAAVYNNLQDYAKATDQLSVALRIARDHKDRLREALLLHNLGTLSYRNRDLLQAQQFVQESLELFRSLDVLHGQEDALNTLATIAFDLNQIELCAQAAEQAVALARETGNLPTMNLGLAMTGKAAARLGDVERGTRLLREAIDQSVAANLSANEPWNRYELGRVYHDAHEHALAREYYLQALSAARDRSMRDLEMLTYQQLSEIAAHEGQHADAFNFYRLHHDLEREIHDQASTMRTRSMMSQLEVERAKSEAEIYRLRTIELARANEALERSNTEKSSLVHMLEEQSRLLERQLSEDGLTGLFNRRHIENLLQDEFAQARVTRRALSVGMADIDHFKQINDQFSHLVGDQVLRTVAQLFQAAVRAADSVGRYGGEEFLFVLPNTSLTQAISVCERVQDIVRGYDWSQIHPRLKVSLSIGVATDPHVANHEKLISLADEQLYRAKNSGRDRICSDISP, translated from the coding sequence ATGAACGATCTCATGGGCGTGCCGACGGCTGTGGCCCAGACCGCACCCGGGGACACCGAAACTCCGACCGAGCTGCTGAACCTGTACGCGGCCCGCTGCGTCTCCCTGGCGGCCCAGGGCGAGACCGAGGAACTTGTGGACGCGTGCCGGGCGTACGCCGACAAGGCCCGCGAACTGGGTGAGGACGCCCAGGAGGTCGAGGCGCTGTCCATGCTGGCCACGGCCGCCCAGCAGTGCAGCCAGTTCAACGTCGCGGTCAATGCCCTGCAGCGTGAGGTGGAGCTGCGGGCCCGCAACGGCGACCGGGTGGGCCAGGGCCTGTGCCTGAACAACATCGGCATGGTGTGGTCGTATCTGGGGGCCCACGCCGACGCGCTGGCGGCCCTGTACCAGTGCCAGAAGCTGTGTGACCAGTACACCGAGATCCCGGACGACGTCCGTGCGGCATGCAATGTCAATATCGGCCGGATCTTTCTGACCATGGCGCAGCCCGCCCAGGCCCTGTCCTTCCTGGAACCCGGTCTGGAACAGGCCCGGCGCTGCGAGGACGTGGAGACCGAGTTGGGCGCGATGGGCATGAGCGGCCTGGCCCACAAGGATCTGGGCGAATTCGAGCAGGCCCAGTCCATCCTGACGCAGGCCATCGATCTCGCGCGCAGCCACGACCTGACGCACCACCTGATCGATCTGTATGACAACGTCGGACAGGTTCACTTCGACCAGGGCGCGCTCGACGAGGCCCTGTCGATGTTCGGGCTGTCGTCGTACTGGGCGACCGAGACCAACGACGTGCAGGGACGGGTGAACGCCATGCTCAGCCTGGGTCGCCTGGAATTCCGCCGCTCGAACGCGCAGGAGGCGCACGTCCATCTGGACTCGGCGCTGGCCCTGGCCACGGCCCATGAACTGCACGCCTCCAAACTCTCGATCCTGGAGAGTCTGTTCACCGGACTGGAGGCACAGGGCCGGCTGGCCGAGGCATATCCGTACCTGCGGGCATACCGCGATCTGGAACGCGAACTGTTCACCGAGGAAAACGAGCGCAAGACCCAGTCCCTGACCGCCCGGTTCGAGGCCGAACGGGCCCGCCGCGAGACGGAGATGTACCGGCAGCTCAACGACGCGTCCCAGCTGGCGCGGATCCAGGCCGAGGAAACCGTACGGCTGCGGACGGCCGAGCTGGAGGCGGTGCAGATCGAGATCGTCAATCGCCTGGGGCTGGCCGCCGAGTACCGCGACGACCGCACCGGCCAGCACACGCGCCGTGTCGGGGAGCTCAGCGCGTCCCTGGCCGAGGCGATGGGGCTGCCGCAGGAGGAGACGGACCTGCTGCGCTGGGCCGCCCGCCTGCACGACATCGGCAAGATCGGTGTCGGGGACGACATCCTGCTCAAGAGTGGCCGCTACTCGCCCGAGGAATTCGAGCGCATGAAGCTCCACACGATCATCGGCGCGAAGGTGCTGGAGGGCAGCACGTCGCGGCTGCTGCGCGTGGCCGAGGAAATCGCCATGACGCATCACGAACGCTGGGACGGCACAGGCTATCCGCGCGGCCTGAGCGCCCTGAACATCCCGATCAGCGGCCGGATCGTGGCCGTGGCCGACGTGTTCGATGCCCTGATCACCGAACGCCCCTACAAGGACGCGTGGCCCGTGCAGGCGGCACTGGACGAGATGCAGCGGCAGGCCGGCACCCAGTTCGATCCGGACATCGTGCAGCATCTCGTGAATTTGATCCACGGCAGCAGCCCGGCGGAGAGTCCCGCCACGGTCACCCAGAGCGCCCTCGTCGAGATCCCGGCGCGGCGCGTGGCCGCGAGCAGTCCCGAGACCCTGGAAGTGCAGGAACTCGTCGACCGGGCCTGGAGCCTGCGCAAGAGTGACAGCATGACCGGTGCGGAGCTGGCACACCGGGCCATCACCCTGGCGCGGCACGGCACCGATGAACGCGTGCTGGGCCTTGCCCACCGTACCCAGGGGTTCTACTGTCTCGTGGCCGGCGAGTACGAGGACGCCCTCGCCCACCTGACCCAGGGCCAGGACATCGGCGTGCGGCTGGACGATCCCGGACTCCAGGCCGACTGTGCGAACTTCATCGCGGCCGTGTACAACAACCTTCAGGACTACGCCAAGGCCACGGATCAGCTGAGCGTGGCGCTGCGCATTGCCCGCGACCACAAAGACCGCCTGCGCGAGGCGCTGCTGCTGCACAACCTGGGCACGCTCAGCTACCGCAACCGCGATCTGCTGCAGGCCCAGCAGTTCGTGCAGGAGAGTCTGGAGCTGTTCAGGAGCCTGGATGTCCTGCACGGTCAGGAGGACGCCCTGAACACGCTGGCGACGATTGCCTTCGATCTGAACCAGATCGAGCTGTGTGCCCAGGCGGCCGAGCAGGCGGTCGCGCTGGCCCGCGAGACGGGCAACCTGCCGACCATGAACCTCGGGCTGGCCATGACCGGCAAGGCGGCCGCCCGACTGGGCGATGTCGAGCGCGGGACGAGGCTGCTGCGGGAGGCCATCGACCAATCCGTGGCGGCGAACCTGAGTGCCAACGAGCCGTGGAACCGCTACGAGCTGGGCCGCGTGTACCATGACGCCCACGAACACGCGCTGGCCCGCGAGTACTACCTGCAGGCCCTGTCGGCGGCCAGGGACCGGAGCATGCGCGATCTGGAGATGCTGACCTACCAGCAGCTGTCCGAGATCGCGGCGCACGAGGGGCAACACGCCGACGCCTTCAATTTCTACCGCCTGCACCATGATCTGGAGCGCGAGATCCACGACCAGGCCTCGACCATGAGAACCCGGTCGATGATGTCGCAGCTGGAGGTGGAACGGGCCAAGTCCGAGGCCGAGATCTACCGCCTGCGCACCATCGAACTCGCCCGCGCCAACGAGGCGCTGGAACGCTCGAACACCGAGAAGAGCAGCCTGGTGCACATGCTTGAGGAACAGTCCCGGCTCCTGGAGCGCCAGCTGTCAGAAGACGGCCTGACCGGGCTGTTCAACCGCCGTCATATCGAGAACCTCCTGCAGGACGAATTTGCCCAGGCCCGCGTGACGCGGCGCGCCCTGAGCGTCGGCATGGCCGACATCGACCATTTCAAGCAGATCAATGACCAGTTTTCCCATCTGGTGGGCGATCAGGTGCTGCGCACGGTGGCGCAGCTGTTCCAGGCAGCCGTCCGCGCCGCGGACTCGGTCGGCCGCTACGGCGGCGAGGAATTCCTGTTCGTCCTGCCGAACACCTCGCTCACGCAGGCCATAAGCGTGTGTGAGCGCGTGCAGGACATCGTCCGGGGCTACGACTGGTCGCAGATCCATCCGCGGCTCAAGGTGAGCCTGTCGATCGGCGTGGCCACCGATCCGCACGTCGCCAACCACGAGAAGCTGATCTCCCTGGCCGATGAGCAGCTGTACCGGGCCAAGAACAGTGGCCGCGACCGGATCTGCTCCGACATCAGCCCCTGA
- a CDS encoding M67 family metallopeptidase — protein sequence MTLHLPVALIHALWAHAERDAPRECVGVLGGVLDGETGRAEALYPLANISGRPTTEYLADPVHLLRALKVMAADRQHLVALYHSHPLGPARPSATDAQLAQYPVPYVIADLSTRTLAAFRLPGGTVVPITSG from the coding sequence GTGACCCTGCACCTGCCCGTCGCCCTGATCCATGCGCTGTGGGCGCACGCCGAACGGGACGCGCCGCGCGAGTGTGTCGGCGTCCTCGGCGGTGTGCTGGACGGTGAGACTGGCCGCGCCGAAGCCCTGTACCCGCTGGCGAATATCTCTGGGCGGCCGACCACCGAGTATCTTGCGGATCCCGTTCATCTGCTCCGTGCCCTGAAGGTCATGGCGGCCGATCGGCAGCACCTTGTCGCGCTGTATCACAGCCACCCGCTGGGCCCGGCGCGGCCGAGTGCCACCGATGCCCAGCTGGCGCAGTACCCTGTGCCGTATGTGATCGCGGATCTGAGCACGCGCACCCTGGCCGCGTTCCGCCTGCCTGGGGGCACGGTGGTACCGATCACGTCTGGTTGA
- a CDS encoding type II secretion system F family protein, with protein MPVFEYRVRDRSGKVLKSQMEADSLAQVRDALRAKNLMIVEIKPPKGGLNADVKIPFLSDRPPSLKQVAIFSKQMATLINAGVPLVQSLAILQRQMEHKGFQEIVKAMRTDVESGTPLSETLVKYPKLFNRLYVNLVRAGETSGTLDSVLERIAAFQEKDLALRGKLKSALTYPVIVLIFAILITYFLLTTIVPQFAGILAQLNAPLPGITKVLMATSNFLQHGTLYILAIGITVTFLYRWYYSTPKGRRVIDDVKLRIPIFGNLLQKSAISSFARTFGLLISSGVNIIESLEITKGTANNAIVEESIENAKNVVMVGDQMSSSLATSKIFPPMVVSMVAIGEETGSLDSMLDKVGDFYDREVDEAVEGMTAAIEPIMIVFLGGIVGTIVAGMFLPMFSIIGSLSK; from the coding sequence ATGCCCGTCTTCGAATACCGTGTGCGCGACCGCTCCGGGAAAGTGCTGAAATCCCAGATGGAGGCCGACTCGCTGGCGCAGGTGCGTGACGCCCTGCGTGCGAAGAACCTCATGATCGTGGAGATCAAGCCGCCGAAGGGCGGGCTGAATGCCGACGTCAAGATTCCCTTCCTGAGCGACCGCCCCCCGAGCCTGAAACAGGTGGCGATCTTCAGCAAGCAGATGGCCACGCTGATCAACGCCGGGGTGCCGCTCGTGCAGTCCCTGGCGATCCTCCAGCGTCAGATGGAACACAAGGGCTTTCAGGAGATCGTGAAGGCCATGCGCACGGACGTCGAGAGCGGAACACCGCTGAGTGAGACCCTGGTCAAGTATCCCAAACTCTTCAACCGCCTGTATGTCAACCTCGTTCGTGCGGGCGAGACCAGCGGGACGCTCGACTCGGTGCTGGAACGCATCGCGGCCTTCCAGGAAAAGGATCTCGCGCTGCGCGGCAAGCTCAAGAGTGCCCTCACGTACCCCGTCATCGTGCTGATCTTCGCCATCCTGATCACGTACTTCCTGCTCACGACCATCGTGCCCCAGTTCGCCGGAATCCTGGCCCAGCTGAACGCCCCCCTGCCAGGCATCACGAAAGTGCTGATGGCCACCTCCAACTTCCTCCAGCACGGCACGCTGTACATCCTCGCCATCGGAATCACCGTCACCTTCCTGTACCGCTGGTACTACTCGACCCCGAAGGGTCGCCGTGTCATCGACGACGTCAAGCTCCGCATTCCTATCTTCGGAAACCTGCTCCAGAAGAGCGCCATCAGCTCTTTTGCCAGAACCTTCGGTCTCCTGATCAGCTCCGGCGTGAACATCATCGAGAGCCTGGAGATCACCAAGGGCACGGCCAACAACGCCATCGTCGAGGAATCGATCGAGAATGCCAAGAACGTAGTCATGGTCGGTGACCAGATGAGCAGCAGTCTGGCGACCAGCAAGATCTTCCCACCCATGGTGGTCAGCATGGTCGCGATCGGTGAGGAGACGGGCTCCCTGGACTCCATGCTCGACAAGGTGGGCGACTTCTATGACCGCGAGGTCGACGAGGCGGTCGAGGGAATGACCGCCGCGATCGAGCCGATCATGATCGTGTTCCTGGGCGGCATCGTGGGTACCATCGTGGCCGGGATGTTCCTCCCGATGTTCAGCATCATCGGCAGCCTGAGCAAATAA
- a CDS encoding winged helix-turn-helix domain-containing protein, with translation MTLPPDVTRAALTAKEEALFELLERHPGRLFSRAEILERVWGLDFAGDDRIVDAYVKRVRRKAGDHLIETVRGAGYRRPGAPPQQQSLPHYHHLSSDALMLLDLGRRILRVTSTDGVLQEVEATLAANLQLRGVALLTRPDGGHRAAGLPWLVRGAAGSTGIPWAELPSVEGYEPLYTPDWGVHHHMTALLPLAGADTVWGTLAVVGAPGVTWDVTIYAQLEAVASLVNPALRLNMEIDLRRSAEQELRMLNAGLEARVQQRTEQLLRAIQQAELLNLLSRQLEQASSVSDLMRLGLPVLARLTGYAACAAWYPHAGDHSPALGCYQQDGAAIDGVTAAGTRRGGVSVQCDVNGQTLTIHAFDPQGVQRSQPDTVPLLESAAQSIAVNLSRHLHMQAMERTALTDEDTGLGNRQAFLSDLSAELAYATRHRSGFVLSVVEVANIRFLNATIGYAGGNDLIGRLARVLDGVRRTEDRAYRLNGATFACLLRLPSGVNRISALRGWQDRLQGTLADFVASAPFPLDVQYSDTVCPDHAGGVSEMFRVALDSLQPLTGPPATDRRYHG, from the coding sequence GTGACCCTCCCGCCGGACGTCACCCGCGCGGCCCTGACCGCCAAGGAGGAGGCGCTCTTCGAGCTGCTGGAGCGGCATCCGGGCCGGCTGTTCAGCCGCGCCGAGATCCTGGAACGGGTGTGGGGACTGGACTTTGCGGGAGATGACCGCATCGTCGACGCCTATGTGAAACGGGTGCGACGCAAGGCGGGCGATCACCTGATCGAGACGGTGCGCGGTGCCGGGTACCGCCGGCCCGGCGCTCCGCCGCAGCAGCAGTCGCTGCCCCACTACCACCACCTGTCCAGCGACGCCCTGATGCTCCTCGACCTGGGCCGCCGGATCCTGCGCGTGACCTCGACCGACGGCGTGTTGCAGGAGGTCGAGGCGACCCTGGCCGCCAACCTGCAGCTGCGCGGCGTGGCGCTGCTGACCCGGCCCGACGGTGGCCACCGGGCCGCGGGACTGCCGTGGCTGGTGCGCGGCGCGGCCGGTTCCACCGGGATCCCGTGGGCTGAGCTGCCGAGCGTCGAGGGCTACGAGCCGCTGTACACCCCCGACTGGGGCGTCCACCACCACATGACGGCCCTGCTGCCCCTGGCCGGCGCAGACACGGTGTGGGGCACGCTGGCCGTCGTGGGCGCACCGGGCGTGACCTGGGACGTGACCATCTATGCCCAGCTCGAAGCGGTGGCCTCGCTGGTCAATCCGGCGCTGCGGCTGAACATGGAAATCGACCTGCGACGCTCGGCCGAGCAGGAACTGCGAATGCTGAACGCCGGGCTCGAGGCGCGGGTTCAGCAGCGCACCGAACAGCTGCTGCGGGCCATCCAGCAAGCAGAGCTCCTGAACCTGCTCTCCCGGCAGCTCGAACAGGCCTCCAGCGTGTCTGATCTGATGCGGCTGGGCCTGCCGGTGCTGGCCCGCCTGACCGGCTACGCCGCCTGCGCCGCGTGGTATCCGCACGCCGGCGACCACTCACCCGCGCTGGGGTGCTACCAGCAGGACGGCGCGGCCATCGACGGCGTCACGGCGGCCGGCACGCGGCGCGGCGGTGTCAGCGTGCAGTGCGACGTGAACGGACAGACGCTCACGATCCATGCCTTCGATCCGCAGGGTGTCCAGCGCAGCCAGCCGGATACCGTGCCCCTGCTCGAATCGGCCGCGCAGTCCATCGCCGTGAACCTCTCGCGGCACCTGCACATGCAGGCCATGGAACGGACTGCCCTGACCGACGAGGACACCGGGCTCGGGAACCGGCAGGCGTTCCTGTCCGACCTGTCGGCGGAACTCGCGTATGCCACACGGCACCGCAGCGGCTTCGTGCTGTCCGTCGTCGAGGTGGCGAACATCCGGTTCCTGAATGCCACGATCGGTTACGCGGGCGGCAACGACCTGATCGGTCGCCTGGCCCGCGTGCTGGACGGCGTGCGGCGCACCGAGGACCGCGCGTACCGCCTGAACGGCGCGACCTTCGCGTGCCTGCTGCGACTTCCGTCTGGCGTGAACCGGATCTCGGCCCTGCGCGGCTGGCAAGACCGGCTGCAGGGCACGCTGGCTGACTTCGTGGCCTCTGCCCCGTTCCCGCTGGATGTCCAGTATTCCGACACCGTCTGCCCGGATCACGCGGGCGGCGTGTCCGAGATGTTCCGTGTGGCCCTCGATTCGCTCCAGCCCCTGACCGGCCCGCCGGCCACCGACAGGCGATACCATGGGTGA